In Xenopus tropicalis strain Nigerian chromosome 5, UCB_Xtro_10.0, whole genome shotgun sequence, one genomic interval encodes:
- the LOC100492379 gene encoding alpha-1,4-N-acetylglucosaminyltransferase: MTTTRNGLKVLGFLVSTMILGFIYRAATNKSTVPYILSYISDPIIYTSMNPENILKEGNGIIFLETTDRMEPPSLVLCAIESAARVYPDRPVVFFMKGLTDINSEDDEKRAKERFPSLSSFENVYIFPLRMEKLFNNTPLLMWYLKADPKRERYWIHNLSDGCRMAMMWRYGGFYFDADVISMRPIPEKNFLTAENQHTSGSSVFGLSPHNSFAWTSLNDFVQNYNGDAWGNQGPTLFTRVLKQSCELSAFKSLDNIVCGNISFLHPERIYPIPYGGWKRYFEVWDKIPTFDNSYALHLWNYMNSGEKKTVVIGSNTLVENLYKQYCPSIYGLLAKNATTANQHT, translated from the exons ATGACAACAACGAGGAATGGATTAAAGGTGCTTGGCTTTCTAGTATCTACAATGATTTTAGGCTTCATCTACAGGGCCGCCACAAATAAATCAACAGTTCCTTATATTCTTTCCTACATCTCAGACCCTATAATCTATACTAGTATGAATCCAGAAAATATTCTAAAAGAAGGGAATGGGATTATATTTTTGGAGACTACAGACAGAATGGAGCCACCATCTTTAGTGCTGTGTGCTATTGAGTCAGCGGCCCGTGTGTACCCTGATAGACCGGTGGTTTTCTTCATGAAAGGTTTAACAGACATTAATTCAGAAGACGATGAGAAACGAGCAAAGGAAAGATTTCCATCTCTGTCTTCTTTTGAGAATGTCTACATCTTCCCACTCAGAATGGAGAAATTATTTAACAATACACCACTTCTTATGTGGTACCTAAAG GCTGATCCTAAGCGTGAAAGGTACTGGATCCATAACCTCTCAGATGGCTGCAGGATGGCTATGATGTGGAGATATGGTGGTTTTTATTTTGACGCCGACGTCATCTCAATGCGACCAATCCCAGAAAAGAACTTTTTGACTGCCGAGAACCAACATACATCTGGCAGTAGTGTTTTTGGTCTCTCTCCTCATAACAGTTTTGCCTGGACAAGTTTGAATGACTTTGTACAGAATTACAATGGAGATGCGTGGGGAAATCAAGGCCCAACTCTGTTTACACGGGTTCTGAAACAGTCATGTGAATTATCTGCCTTTAAATCTCTAGACAATATTGTATGTGGAAATATCTCCTTCCTGCACCCTGAGCGCATCTATCCAATACCATATGGAGGCTGGAAGAGATACTTTGAGGTTTGGGATAAAATACCAACTTTTGATAATTCGTATGCTTTGCATCTCTGGAATTATATGAATAGCGGTGAGAAGAAGACTGTAGTTATAGGGAGTAACACGTTAGTGGAGAATCTCTATAAACAGTATTGCCCATCAATCTATGGGCTTCTTGCAAAAAATGCGACAACAGCAAATCAACACACATAG